The following are from one region of the Melospiza melodia melodia isolate bMelMel2 chromosome 16, bMelMel2.pri, whole genome shotgun sequence genome:
- the ZC4H2 gene encoding zinc finger C4H2 domain-containing protein — MVFLFWFGFGFFSPRAFCAFHRRCKPGVKSMADEQEIMCKLESIKEIRNKTLQMEKIKARLKAEFEALESEERHLKEYKQEMDLLLQEKMAHVEELRLIHADINVMENTIKQSENDLNKLLESTRRLHEEYKPLKEHVDALRMTLGLQRLPDLCEEEEKLSLDYFEKQKAEWQTEPQEPPIPESLAAAAAAAQQLQVARKQDTRQTATFRQQPPPMKACLSCHQQIHRNAPICPLCKAKSRSRNPKKPKRKQDE, encoded by the exons atggtttttttgttttggtttggtttcggttttttttccccccgggcATTTTGTGCCTTTCACAGGAGGTGTAAACCGGGAGTAAAAAGCATGGCAGATGAGCAAGAAATAATGTGCAAACTCGAGAGCATCAAGGAGATCAG GAATAAGACTTTGCAGATGGAAAAAATAAAGGCAAGACTGAAAGCAGAATTTGAAGCCCTGGAGTCTGAGGAGAGGCACCTGAAAGAATACAAACAAGAAATGgacctgctgctgcaggagaagaTGGCTCACGTGGAGGAGCTGAGGCTGATCCACGCTGACATTAACGTG ATGGAGAACACCATCAAGCAGTCTGAGAACGATCTGAACAAGCTCCTGGAGTCGACTCGCCGGCTGCACGAGGAGTACAAGCCCCTCAAGGAGCACGTGGATGCCTTGAGGATGACCCTGGGTCTGCAGAGGCTGCCAGACCTGTGTGAGGAGGAAGAGAAGCTGTCCCTCGA CTACtttgaaaagcagaaagcagaatgGCAGACAGAACCACAGGAGCCTCCCATCCCAGAGtctctggctgcagctgcagcagctgcccaacAGCTGCAGGTGGCCAGGAAGCAAGACACCAGACAGACAGCAACTTTCAGACAGCAGCCACCTCCAATGAAG GCGTGTCTGTCGTGTCACCAGCAAATCCACCGGAACGCGCCCATCTGTCCCCTGTGCAAAGCCAAGAGCCGCTCTCGGAACCCCAAAAAGCCCAAGAGGAAACAGGATGAATGA